The following proteins are encoded in a genomic region of Shinella zoogloeoides:
- a CDS encoding DUF1214 domain-containing protein, translating into MFRTPLVIATALAVAFGLGILSSIYALRATVGFGAITLGPWTAFPAAQTVDADPYAKAHRARDGKLLLGGAEGLVFTAATDSDRRTLVENCRYEITGITPPARLWTLHATDARGNPLAGARPDLPTGLNAWSVLRGADGDFSIDIASSAMPGNWLAVPEGRASFLLVMTLLDTPTAGSSGVIDLAMPGIKRLDCADA; encoded by the coding sequence TTGTTCCGCACGCCCCTCGTCATCGCCACAGCGCTCGCCGTCGCCTTCGGCCTCGGCATCCTGAGCTCGATCTATGCCCTGAGGGCAACGGTCGGCTTCGGCGCCATCACGCTCGGGCCGTGGACGGCCTTTCCGGCGGCGCAGACCGTGGATGCCGACCCCTATGCCAAGGCGCACCGCGCGCGCGATGGAAAGCTGCTGCTCGGCGGGGCGGAGGGCCTCGTCTTCACCGCCGCGACGGACAGCGACCGCCGCACCCTGGTCGAGAACTGCCGCTACGAGATCACCGGCATCACCCCGCCGGCCCGCCTGTGGACGCTGCATGCGACGGACGCACGCGGCAATCCGCTCGCCGGCGCGCGGCCGGACCTGCCGACGGGCCTCAACGCCTGGTCGGTGCTGCGCGGCGCCGACGGCGACTTCTCGATCGACATCGCCTCCTCCGCCATGCCCGGCAACTGGCTCGCCGTGCCGGAGGGCCGGGCCTCGTTCCTGCTCGTCATGACCCTCCTCGACACGCCGACGGCCGGCAGCTCCGGCGTCATCGACCTTGCCATGCCCGGCATCAAGCGGCTGGACTGCGCCGATGCGTAG
- a CDS encoding transglycosylase domain-containing protein — MVEDDSQKPEKPRRRKRHIFLRIDSWIDSTVWNAGFRAAEIWEEITIFSRRFHVKGWKKAAFEVAGEGMNLGSAGFVLLLALALPAFEETKGDWRNQSDFAVTFLDRYGNEIGHRGIIHEDSVPIDELPDHLIKAVLATEDRRFFTHFGIDFLGLARAMNENARAGGVVQGGSTLTQQLAKNLFLSNERTIERKIKEAFLALWLEANLSKKEILRLYLDRAYMGGGTFGVAAAAQFYFGKNVTDVNLAESAMLAGLFKAPARYAPHVNLPAARARANEVLSNLVQGGLMTEGQVIAARRNPASVIDRNEKTAPDFFLDWAFDEVQRIARPFAQHSLIVRTTIDMGLQAAAEEAIESGLRQYGESYRVKQGALVMMENGGAVRAMVGGRDYGESQFNRATRALRQPGSSFKAYTYAAAMEAGMTPETTIVDAPISWGGWSPQNYGRSYAGRITLMTAMAKSINTVPVRLAKDKLGTKRIAEMAKEMGVETPLRTDKTMPLGTSELTVLDQATAYGVFPADGMQSRRHGISQILNYDGKILYDFGRDEAPARRVLSEQANSSMNRIFVTIPVNGTARRGALDRGIVSGGKTGTTQAYRDAWYVGFTGNYTAAVWFGNDDYTSTNNMTGGSLPAMTFKRLMDYAHQGIELRPIPGIENPLPDGKKATETAKAPSDDNPLPVLVRPRSLSSEVTRLLKDIARQLGEATPLKADGRVAALDGASVKRTE; from the coding sequence ATCGTGGAAGACGACAGCCAGAAGCCCGAAAAACCCCGCCGCCGCAAGCGGCACATCTTCCTGCGCATCGATTCCTGGATCGACTCCACGGTCTGGAACGCCGGCTTTCGCGCGGCGGAGATCTGGGAGGAGATCACCATCTTCTCCCGTCGCTTCCACGTCAAAGGCTGGAAGAAGGCGGCCTTCGAGGTCGCCGGCGAGGGCATGAACCTCGGCAGCGCCGGCTTCGTGCTGCTGCTGGCGCTGGCGCTGCCCGCCTTCGAGGAGACCAAGGGCGACTGGCGCAACCAGAGCGACTTCGCCGTCACCTTCCTCGACCGCTACGGCAACGAGATCGGCCATCGCGGCATCATCCACGAGGATTCCGTTCCCATCGACGAATTGCCGGACCACCTGATCAAGGCGGTGCTGGCGACGGAGGACCGCCGCTTCTTCACCCATTTCGGCATCGACTTCCTCGGCCTTGCCCGCGCCATGAACGAGAACGCGCGCGCCGGCGGCGTCGTGCAGGGCGGCTCCACGCTCACCCAGCAGCTCGCCAAGAACCTGTTCCTCTCCAACGAGCGCACCATCGAGCGCAAGATCAAGGAGGCGTTCCTGGCGCTGTGGCTGGAGGCGAACCTTTCCAAGAAGGAGATCCTGCGGCTCTATCTCGACCGCGCCTATATGGGCGGCGGCACCTTCGGGGTGGCGGCGGCGGCGCAGTTCTATTTCGGCAAGAACGTGACGGATGTGAACCTTGCCGAATCCGCCATGCTGGCCGGCCTCTTCAAGGCGCCCGCCCGCTATGCCCCGCATGTCAACCTGCCGGCGGCGCGCGCCCGCGCCAACGAGGTGCTGAGCAACCTCGTGCAGGGCGGCTTGATGACCGAGGGCCAGGTGATCGCCGCGCGGCGCAACCCGGCGAGCGTCATCGACCGCAACGAGAAGACCGCGCCGGACTTCTTCCTCGACTGGGCCTTCGACGAGGTGCAGCGCATCGCAAGGCCCTTCGCCCAGCATTCGCTCATCGTGCGCACGACCATCGACATGGGCCTGCAGGCCGCCGCCGAGGAGGCCATCGAGAGCGGCCTTCGCCAGTATGGCGAGAGCTACCGCGTCAAGCAGGGCGCGCTGGTGATGATGGAGAACGGCGGGGCGGTGCGCGCCATGGTGGGCGGGCGCGACTATGGCGAAAGCCAGTTCAACCGCGCCACCCGGGCGCTGCGCCAGCCGGGCTCCTCCTTCAAGGCCTATACCTATGCCGCCGCCATGGAGGCCGGCATGACTCCGGAGACGACCATCGTCGACGCGCCGATCAGCTGGGGCGGCTGGTCGCCGCAGAACTACGGCCGCAGCTATGCCGGCCGCATCACGCTGATGACCGCCATGGCGAAATCCATCAATACCGTGCCGGTGCGCCTTGCCAAGGACAAGCTCGGCACCAAGCGCATCGCGGAGATGGCCAAGGAAATGGGCGTGGAAACGCCGCTGCGCACCGACAAGACCATGCCGCTCGGCACCTCGGAGCTGACCGTGCTCGACCAGGCGACGGCCTATGGCGTCTTTCCCGCCGACGGCATGCAGTCGCGCCGCCACGGCATCAGCCAGATCCTCAACTACGACGGCAAGATCCTCTACGATTTCGGCCGCGACGAGGCGCCGGCAAGGCGGGTGCTTTCCGAACAGGCGAACAGCTCGATGAACCGCATCTTCGTCACCATCCCGGTCAACGGCACCGCGCGGCGCGGCGCGCTCGACCGCGGCATCGTCTCGGGCGGCAAGACGGGCACGACGCAGGCCTATCGCGACGCCTGGTATGTCGGCTTCACCGGCAACTACACGGCCGCCGTCTGGTTCGGCAACGACGACTATACCTCGACCAACAACATGACGGGCGGCTCGCTGCCGGCCATGACCTTCAAGCGGCTGATGGACTATGCTCACCAGGGCATCGAGCTTCGCCCCATCCCCGGCATCGAGAACCCGCTGCCGGACGGCAAGAAGGCCACCGAGACCGCCAAGGCGCCGAGCGACGACAATCCGCTGCCCGTGCTCGTTCGTCCCCGTTCGCTCTCCTCCGAGGTCACCCGGCTCCTGAAGGACATCGCCCGGCAGCTCGGCGAGGCAACGCCGCTGAAGGCCGATGGCCGCGTGGCCGCGCTTGACGGGGCTTCCGTGAAGCGGACAGAGTGA
- a CDS encoding DUF1254 domain-containing protein, with amino-acid sequence MRSFLYAIAIGLIGAALLHIVIILSLPSFTGRDAYTRVQSLGEANRFYKLAEKPGDTLAPINDDPAMETSVCTFSVESGPIRLYAEGDVPFWSLAVYDEASNEVFSMNDRTSVSGALDTLIATPIQLIGIRKAVPPELEQSILVEMRGEEGYAVLRTFVPTESRRKAADGFLADASCEPLTPDQ; translated from the coding sequence ATGCGTAGCTTCCTCTACGCCATCGCCATCGGCCTGATCGGCGCGGCGCTGCTGCATATCGTCATCATCCTTTCCCTGCCGAGCTTCACCGGCCGCGACGCCTATACGCGCGTGCAGAGCCTCGGCGAGGCGAACCGCTTCTACAAGCTGGCGGAAAAGCCCGGCGACACGCTGGCGCCGATCAACGACGACCCGGCGATGGAGACCTCCGTCTGCACCTTTTCGGTCGAGAGCGGCCCGATCCGCCTCTATGCGGAAGGCGACGTGCCCTTCTGGTCGCTCGCCGTCTATGACGAGGCCTCAAACGAGGTCTTCAGCATGAACGACCGCACTTCGGTCTCGGGCGCGCTCGATACGCTGATCGCGACGCCCATCCAGCTCATCGGCATCCGCAAGGCGGTGCCGCCGGAACTGGAACAGTCGATCCTCGTGGAGATGCGGGGAGAGGAAGGCTATGCGGTGCTGCGCACCTTCGTGCCGACGGAGAGCCGGCGGAAAGCCGCTGACGGCTTTCTCGCGGACGCAAGCTGCGAGCCCTTGACGCCCGACCAGTAG